From a region of the Deltaproteobacteria bacterium HGW-Deltaproteobacteria-18 genome:
- the rfbD gene encoding dTDP-4-dehydrorhamnose reductase, whose amino-acid sequence MRSAVVLGGKTGLLGQALCLALSRQGWTVNAPGRDELNLFERPAVEEYLIRTEAAVLFNTVAYTKVDQAEDDPAEASRLNRQLPLILGKAVQNTGVPLVHYSTDFVFNGKKTTPYGPGDQPAPGSVYGQTKLQGERELLALDLPNLLIIRTSWLFGPCKTNFVTRILELAATRPELSVVHDQIGSPSYTPDLAVGSLALLDRGATGIFHLANAGQASWCELATEAVRGADLACRIKPIPSSEYPQKACRPAYSVLDLGAFTAATGIAPRPWLQALREFLFSREDCLS is encoded by the coding sequence ATGAGGAGCGCAGTCGTACTGGGCGGCAAGACCGGCCTGCTGGGGCAGGCGCTGTGTCTGGCTCTGTCCAGGCAGGGATGGACCGTGAACGCTCCGGGGCGCGACGAGCTGAACCTGTTTGAACGCCCGGCCGTGGAGGAATACCTCATTCGGACCGAGGCCGCGGTGCTTTTCAACACTGTGGCCTACACCAAGGTCGATCAGGCCGAGGACGATCCGGCCGAGGCTTCCCGGCTGAATCGGCAGTTGCCGCTGATCCTGGGCAAGGCCGTGCAGAACACGGGGGTTCCCCTGGTCCATTACAGCACGGATTTCGTCTTCAACGGTAAAAAGACAACCCCCTACGGACCCGGGGACCAGCCCGCGCCCGGTTCGGTCTACGGCCAGACCAAGCTGCAGGGCGAGCGTGAGCTTCTGGCCCTTGATCTGCCGAATCTGCTCATCATCCGCACCTCGTGGCTTTTTGGCCCGTGCAAGACCAATTTCGTGACCCGCATTCTGGAACTGGCCGCGACACGGCCGGAGCTCAGCGTGGTCCACGACCAGATCGGCAGCCCTTCCTACACCCCGGATCTGGCCGTCGGTTCCCTGGCTCTTCTGGACAGGGGGGCGACGGGCATCTTTCATCTGGCCAACGCCGGACAGGCAAGCTGGTGCGAGCTGGCCACCGAAGCCGTCCGGGGGGCGGATCTGGCGTGCCGGATCAAGCCCATACCCTCGTCCGAATATCCCCAGAAAGCCTGCCGACCTGCATATTCGGTCCTGGATCTTGGCGCCTTCACGGCCGCCACGGGCATCGCGCCTCGGCCGTGGTTGCAGGCCCTGCGCGAATTTCTTTTCTCCCGGGAAGACTGCCTGTCATGA
- the grpE gene encoding nucleotide exchange factor GrpE: MSNKEKEGQNPDEVQTEMQAEETRELTLEEKYAQALADMEELKKDNLRVLADSENFKKRLLREKEDYFKFATSAILEEIIPVMDNLDLALAHGRQAEACKDLVTGVEMTMNIFLDTMKKHGLEQIAGVDVPFDPSRHEALGQVERDDVDENTVCQMLQKGYMLKDRLLRPAKVMVSRKAGA; encoded by the coding sequence ATGTCCAATAAGGAAAAAGAGGGCCAGAACCCGGATGAAGTGCAGACCGAAATGCAGGCGGAAGAAACACGGGAGCTGACCCTGGAGGAAAAATACGCCCAGGCCCTGGCCGACATGGAGGAGCTCAAAAAGGACAACTTGCGTGTCCTGGCGGACAGCGAGAATTTCAAGAAGCGTTTGCTGCGTGAAAAGGAGGACTATTTCAAGTTCGCCACTTCCGCCATCCTCGAGGAAATCATCCCGGTCATGGACAATCTCGACCTGGCCCTGGCCCACGGCAGGCAGGCAGAAGCCTGCAAGGATCTGGTAACGGGTGTGGAGATGACCATGAACATTTTTCTCGACACGATGAAAAAGCATGGACTGGAGCAGATCGCCGGGGTTGACGTGCCCTTCGATCCTTCCCGCCACGAGGCCCTGGGTCAGGTCGAACGGGACGATGTCGATGAAAACACGGTCTGTCAGATGCTGCAGAAGGGCTACATGCTCAAGGACAGGCTACTGCGCCCGGCCAAGGTCATGGTCAGCCGCAAGGCGGGAGCGTAA
- a CDS encoding tRNA methyltransferase has protein sequence MPDRFLTEDRKTRLRSVLAKRQPDLTLVLNNIHDPHNVSAILRSCDAFGVFGVHLYYTKEKFPSLANSSSGSAKKWIDLTRHREAGTMVQGLRDRGMQIVGTGFSPTARPIMDIDFTRPTAIILGNEHRGMDPDVKVHVPDEIYIPMFGMVQSLNVSVAAATILYEAMRQRLAAGMYDRSPLDADEFENVYADWCKRGKDY, from the coding sequence ATGCCTGACAGATTCCTGACCGAAGACCGCAAAACCAGACTCAGATCCGTACTGGCAAAGCGCCAGCCCGACCTGACGCTTGTGCTGAACAACATCCACGACCCGCACAACGTGTCCGCCATCCTGCGCAGCTGCGACGCCTTCGGCGTGTTCGGCGTGCACCTTTATTACACCAAGGAAAAATTTCCATCCCTGGCCAACAGCTCCTCGGGCTCCGCCAAGAAATGGATCGACCTGACCCGCCACCGCGAAGCCGGGACCATGGTCCAAGGGCTGCGCGACCGGGGCATGCAGATCGTGGGCACGGGCTTCAGCCCCACGGCCAGGCCCATCATGGATATCGATTTCACCAGACCCACGGCCATCATTCTCGGCAACGAGCACCGGGGCATGGACCCCGACGTCAAGGTTCATGTGCCGGACGAGATCTACATCCCCATGTTCGGCATGGTGCAGAGCCTGAACGTGTCCGTAGCTGCGGCGACCATCCTCTACGAGGCCATGCGCCAGCGCCTGGCCGCCGGGATGTACGACCGGAGCCCTCTGGACGCTGACGAATTCGAGAACGTATACGCCGACTGGTGCAAGCGAGGCAAAGACTACTAG
- a CDS encoding chorismate synthase gives MAGNTFGSIFKLTTFGESHGPALGGVVDGCPAGVALCEATIQTELDRRRPGQGGLAVTARSEPDRIRLLSGIFEGLTTGTSIGFAIENTDQRSHDYGEIKDVFRPGHGDMTYQAKYGLRDYRGGGRSSGRETVSRVAGGAIAGEFLRPLGITVRAGAVELGGIAAENIDMEGAERRLFFAADDNAALRWQELVREVVAQGDTLGGIVEIRALGVPAGLGEPVFDKLDARLAAALMSVGAVKGVEIGSGFAASRMRGSENNDAMLDSGFASNNAGGILAGISSGQELVLRAAIKPIPSIALEQQTRDRFGAARTISIGGRHDICAIPRVVPVLAAMVRLVLADMVLLQRRMGFGT, from the coding sequence ATGGCGGGAAACACTTTCGGCAGCATCTTCAAATTGACGACCTTTGGTGAATCCCATGGCCCGGCCCTGGGCGGAGTGGTGGACGGATGTCCCGCCGGGGTCGCCCTTTGCGAAGCCACCATCCAGACTGAGCTCGACAGGCGCAGGCCCGGCCAGGGCGGCCTGGCCGTCACCGCCCGGAGCGAGCCGGACCGCATCCGTCTCCTGTCCGGAATTTTCGAGGGTCTGACCACGGGCACGTCCATCGGCTTTGCCATCGAGAACACGGACCAGCGTTCGCACGACTACGGTGAGATAAAAGATGTTTTCCGGCCGGGTCACGGAGACATGACCTATCAGGCCAAGTACGGACTGCGCGACTATCGCGGCGGAGGCCGCTCCTCGGGCCGGGAGACCGTCTCCCGCGTGGCGGGCGGAGCCATTGCCGGGGAGTTTTTGCGGCCTCTCGGAATCACTGTCCGGGCCGGCGCAGTGGAGCTTGGCGGCATCGCGGCGGAAAACATCGACATGGAAGGCGCAGAGCGCCGGCTCTTCTTCGCGGCCGACGACAACGCGGCCCTGCGCTGGCAAGAACTGGTCAGGGAGGTCGTGGCGCAAGGCGACACGCTGGGCGGCATCGTCGAGATTCGCGCCCTGGGCGTGCCTGCGGGGCTTGGCGAACCGGTCTTCGACAAGCTCGACGCCCGTCTGGCCGCGGCGCTCATGAGTGTCGGCGCGGTCAAGGGAGTCGAGATCGGGAGCGGATTTGCGGCCAGCCGCATGCGCGGCAGCGAAAACAACGACGCCATGCTGGATTCGGGATTTGCATCCAACAACGCTGGCGGAATCCTGGCCGGGATCTCAAGCGGCCAGGAGCTTGTTCTGCGCGCTGCCATCAAGCCCATCCCCTCCATCGCGCTTGAGCAGCAGACCCGGGACCGCTTCGGAGCTGCGCGGACCATCAGCATCGGCGGACGGCACGACATCTGCGCCATCCCCCGCGTGGTCCCGGTGCTCGCGGCCATGGTTCGGCTGGTCCTGGCCGACATGGTCCTGCTGCAGAGGCGCATGGGATTCGGCACATGA
- a CDS encoding rhomboid family intramembrane serine protease, with translation MIDILPTLALATSKHSPDKATIRAWALVLSSRRFLNRFDHGRLLVAPALAPLAVREIIAYEEENLPRPRPAPLPDNSWVSLLVIAIFLGLTIWLDAQGLGKRITWHLAGRADAALILGGEWWRCVTALFLHADAGHLLANAGALAVLASLLARRIGSGLTWGLFVLSGSLGNAVNAWAQAPDHLSVGASTGVFGLIGVLAGGAGRAERGSRGQVLLLALGFGFSLLAMLGAGEERVDLGAHFFGMCCGLPFGLLVGDWHGATGWKARIGALSGAAGLALAVWAWALALGSGALAG, from the coding sequence GTGATCGACATCCTGCCCACCCTGGCCCTGGCCACCTCGAAGCACAGCCCGGACAAGGCCACCATCCGCGCCTGGGCCCTGGTCCTGTCCAGCCGAAGGTTCCTGAACCGCTTCGATCATGGCAGGCTTCTGGTCGCACCGGCCCTGGCTCCGCTCGCGGTGCGGGAGATCATCGCCTACGAAGAGGAAAATCTGCCCCGCCCACGCCCTGCACCCCTGCCCGACAATTCCTGGGTCAGCCTGCTGGTCATCGCCATATTCCTGGGCCTGACCATATGGCTCGACGCCCAAGGTCTTGGCAAGCGCATCACCTGGCATCTCGCCGGTCGGGCCGACGCCGCGCTCATTCTGGGCGGTGAGTGGTGGCGTTGCGTAACCGCCCTTTTCCTGCACGCCGACGCCGGACATCTACTGGCCAATGCCGGAGCGCTGGCCGTGCTTGCCTCGCTCCTGGCGCGACGCATCGGATCAGGCCTGACCTGGGGACTTTTTGTGCTTTCGGGCAGCCTCGGCAATGCCGTAAACGCCTGGGCACAGGCGCCCGATCACCTGAGCGTGGGCGCATCCACGGGCGTGTTCGGACTGATCGGCGTCCTGGCTGGAGGCGCGGGACGGGCCGAACGCGGCTCGAGAGGACAGGTCCTTCTGCTGGCTCTGGGATTTGGTTTCAGCCTGCTGGCCATGCTCGGCGCGGGCGAGGAGCGCGTGGATCTGGGCGCGCATTTTTTCGGGATGTGCTGCGGTCTGCCCTTTGGATTGCTGGTCGGAGACTGGCACGGGGCAACGGGATGGAAGGCGCGGATCGGGGCTTTGAGCGGGGCGGCGGGGCTGGCCCTTGCGGTCTGGGCCTGGGCCTTGGCCCTTGGGAGCGGGGCGCTTGCAGGGTGA
- a CDS encoding CoA-binding protein, giving the protein MGQIVAVLGASHKPERYSNQAVRMLKDYGHSVIPVTPGRAVIEELPVVSSLDAIGQKVDTLTLYVGPDRSAQLQDAILALRPGRVILNPGTESAALEQALTEAGIPWAHACTLVMLRTGQF; this is encoded by the coding sequence ATGGGACAGATCGTCGCGGTGCTCGGCGCGAGCCACAAGCCGGAGCGCTACTCGAATCAGGCCGTGCGCATGCTCAAGGATTACGGTCACTCGGTCATCCCGGTCACGCCGGGCCGAGCCGTCATCGAGGAGTTGCCGGTTGTTTCGAGCCTTGATGCCATCGGTCAAAAGGTGGACACGCTGACTCTCTATGTCGGGCCGGACCGCAGCGCCCAACTGCAGGACGCCATCCTGGCGCTCAGGCCCGGACGTGTCATTCTCAATCCCGGCACCGAATCGGCGGCACTGGAACAGGCCTTGACCGAAGCGGGCATCCCCTGGGCGCACGCCTGCACCCTGGTCATGCTCAGAACCGGACAATTCTAG
- a CDS encoding tRNA (uridine(34)/cytosine(34)/5-carboxymethylaminomethyluridine(34)-2'-O)-methyltransferase TrmL, which produces MQIALYEPEIPPNTGTIARLCAASTTRLNLIEPLGFSLDDKYLKRAGLDYWPHVDKRIWPSWAAFLEGRDPGRLVFTSARQGTAYHRFSFRADDIIVLGPETRGLPPEILHDAADLVRIPIWGEVRSVNLANAAAVLLYEAYRQTGELDLREGRPDAP; this is translated from the coding sequence ATGCAAATCGCCCTTTACGAACCTGAAATTCCGCCCAACACCGGGACCATCGCCCGACTCTGCGCCGCCTCCACCACCCGCCTGAACCTGATCGAGCCCCTGGGCTTCAGCCTGGACGACAAGTACCTGAAACGGGCGGGCCTTGACTACTGGCCTCACGTGGACAAACGCATCTGGCCGTCCTGGGCCGCCTTCCTGGAAGGCCGCGATCCGGGGCGGCTGGTTTTCACCAGCGCGCGCCAGGGAACGGCCTATCACCGTTTTTCCTTCAGGGCCGACGACATCATCGTGCTCGGCCCCGAGACCCGGGGCCTGCCCCCGGAAATCCTGCACGACGCCGCGGATCTCGTCCGCATCCCCATCTGGGGGGAGGTCAGAAGCGTCAACCTGGCCAACGCCGCGGCCGTGCTTCTTTACGAGGCCTATCGTCAGACCGGGGAACTGGACCTGCGCGAGGGCAGGCCGGACGCCCCGTAA
- the cobD gene encoding cobalamin biosynthesis protein CobD has translation MPDTLYNLPLNLSLLVFLLGCVALDLLFGDPRDWPHPVRLIGKMLERLEGWAKSFFLGPRIGGTLSVAAVALGCAALVQLLTGLPLAGEILALYLGYAGLALGCLLRETNTVLALLENGRLAAARAHLAGLVSRDTEDMTEDEVCRALGETLAENFNDGFVAPLFWLCLLGPAALWAYKAVSTVDSMWGYRTERFEELGKAGARADDILAWLPARLAAISIWATGWLRLRPAAWERIARDARSMDSPNAGWPMSAAAHVAGVSMGGPTRYFGEIKDKPFLGPLGVAWSPARIRGMMRTLLLAALLCTVALTISGSYLGWWNLG, from the coding sequence ATGCCCGACACGCTCTACAATCTGCCGCTGAACCTGTCACTGCTAGTCTTTCTGCTGGGCTGCGTGGCCCTGGACCTGCTCTTCGGTGACCCCCGGGACTGGCCGCACCCGGTGCGACTCATCGGCAAGATGCTTGAGCGCCTCGAAGGCTGGGCAAAATCCTTTTTCCTTGGACCGCGCATCGGCGGGACCCTGAGCGTCGCCGCCGTGGCCCTGGGCTGCGCGGCACTGGTCCAGCTGCTGACCGGACTGCCCCTGGCGGGCGAAATCCTGGCCCTGTATCTTGGCTATGCGGGGCTGGCCCTTGGCTGCCTGCTGCGGGAAACGAACACCGTGCTGGCCCTGCTTGAAAACGGGAGACTGGCGGCGGCCCGCGCGCACCTGGCCGGCCTGGTCAGCAGGGACACGGAAGACATGACCGAAGACGAAGTCTGCCGCGCTCTGGGCGAAACCCTGGCCGAAAATTTCAATGACGGCTTCGTGGCCCCCCTCTTCTGGCTCTGCCTCCTGGGCCCCGCCGCGCTGTGGGCCTACAAGGCCGTGAGCACCGTGGACTCCATGTGGGGCTACCGCACGGAGCGCTTCGAGGAGCTCGGCAAGGCCGGGGCGCGGGCCGACGACATCCTGGCCTGGCTGCCCGCACGGCTGGCCGCAATCTCCATCTGGGCCACGGGGTGGCTGCGGCTGCGTCCCGCCGCCTGGGAGCGCATCGCGCGGGACGCGCGGAGCATGGACAGCCCCAACGCGGGCTGGCCCATGAGCGCCGCCGCCCACGTGGCCGGGGTGAGCATGGGTGGGCCGACCCGCTACTTCGGAGAGATCAAGGACAAACCGTTTCTCGGCCCCCTCGGAGTAGCCTGGTCCCCGGCGCGCATTCGCGGCATGATGCGGACTCTGCTGCTGGCCGCCCTGCTGTGCACCGTGGCCCTGACCATCAGCGGAAGCTATCTTGGCTGGTGGAATCTGGGCTGA
- the hrcA gene encoding heat-inducible transcription repressor HrcA — protein MILSKRETAVLTAVVETYVETALPVSSQTLATGLGLSPASLRSTMAALTEKGYLRQPHTSAGRAPTVPAFRYYLDQVLKLGPLPRREQSRLHDHIQPGEGDLPQVLRRAVRTLSTLTRQVCVIMAPRQDLARWRQIDFVLLRPGMIMAVLVMHGGLVSNRLVQMDESLGANDLVHYGNYLNSLFEGRTTHEVRGEIERQLQYARRTLDAYRRAWELASQALAEEEQPEVFVGGTSHLTDQPEFTELETIQELLRLIEERSRLLELLDKTSVSQSVSVSLNQSMPGLAECSLVASPYSAFSTNHGTLAVLGPVRMNYARIMPMVDFAAQILSQCLKSRF, from the coding sequence ATGATCCTGAGCAAGCGCGAAACCGCCGTCCTCACCGCCGTGGTCGAGACCTATGTGGAGACCGCCTTGCCCGTGTCGTCCCAAACCCTGGCCACGGGTCTTGGACTGAGCCCCGCTTCGTTGCGCTCGACCATGGCCGCCCTGACCGAAAAAGGTTATCTGCGGCAGCCGCACACGTCCGCCGGGCGGGCCCCGACTGTCCCTGCTTTCCGCTATTATCTCGACCAGGTCCTCAAGCTCGGGCCCCTGCCGCGCAGGGAGCAGTCCCGCCTGCATGATCACATCCAGCCGGGAGAAGGGGATTTGCCTCAGGTCCTGCGTCGCGCCGTCCGGACGCTTTCGACCCTGACCCGTCAGGTGTGCGTGATCATGGCCCCGCGTCAGGATCTGGCCCGCTGGCGGCAGATAGATTTCGTACTCCTGCGACCGGGCATGATCATGGCGGTGCTGGTCATGCATGGCGGGCTGGTCAGCAACCGTCTGGTGCAGATGGACGAGAGCCTGGGAGCCAATGATCTCGTGCACTACGGGAACTACCTGAACAGTCTTTTCGAGGGACGCACCACCCATGAGGTGCGCGGCGAGATCGAGCGGCAGTTGCAATACGCGCGAAGGACCCTGGATGCCTATCGCAGGGCCTGGGAGCTGGCTTCGCAGGCCCTGGCCGAGGAAGAGCAGCCCGAGGTTTTCGTCGGCGGCACGAGCCATCTCACGGACCAGCCCGAATTCACGGAGCTTGAGACCATCCAGGAGCTTTTGCGGCTCATCGAGGAACGCTCCCGGCTGCTTGAACTGCTGGACAAGACCTCGGTCAGCCAGTCCGTTTCCGTAAGCCTGAACCAGAGCATGCCCGGACTCGCGGAGTGTTCGCTGGTGGCTTCTCCCTACAGCGCTTTTTCCACCAATCACGGCACGTTGGCCGTGCTCGGGCCGGTGCGCATGAACTACGCACGCATCATGCCCATGGTTGACTTTGCCGCTCAAATACTTAGTCAGTGCCTCAAATCCCGCTTCTAA
- the rfbB gene encoding dTDP-glucose 4,6-dehydratase, with protein MHLLVTGGCGFIGSNFIQHMLAAHEDVVIVNLDKLTYAGNRRNLAEEEARHMGRRYHFVHGDICDQELVPELMQRFSFDAVLNFAAESHVDRSISDPFPFVTTNVLGTQNLLEAARRAEIPRFVHVSTDEVYGTLGPTGRFTEDTPLAPNSPYSASKASSDLLARAYFHTYGMPVMVTRCSNNYGPYQFPEKLIPLVYLKASRNERIPVYGDGQNVRDWIYVMDHCRGVEATLFKGQPGAVYNFGGDAERTNLEVVRLILRLTGRSEDLITHVTDRPGHDRRYAMAFERSTKDLGWTPQHSFEDGMARTLAWYKANEAWLDEVQSGAYRQFMDAWYQTRQA; from the coding sequence ATGCATCTGCTCGTCACCGGAGGCTGCGGCTTCATCGGCTCAAATTTCATCCAGCACATGCTTGCCGCGCACGAGGATGTGGTCATCGTCAACCTCGACAAGCTGACCTATGCGGGCAACCGCCGCAATCTGGCCGAAGAGGAGGCCCGGCACATGGGCCGCCGCTATCATTTCGTGCATGGCGACATTTGCGACCAAGAGCTGGTGCCGGAGCTCATGCAGCGTTTTTCCTTCGATGCGGTGCTCAATTTCGCCGCCGAATCGCATGTGGATCGCTCCATAAGTGACCCCTTCCCCTTTGTCACGACCAACGTGCTGGGCACCCAGAACCTCCTGGAGGCCGCAAGGCGCGCCGAGATCCCGCGCTTCGTGCACGTCTCCACCGACGAGGTCTACGGCACCCTCGGCCCTACGGGCCGGTTCACCGAGGACACTCCCCTGGCGCCCAATTCCCCGTACTCGGCGTCCAAGGCTTCCTCGGACCTCCTGGCCCGGGCCTATTTCCACACCTACGGGATGCCCGTCATGGTCACCCGCTGTTCCAACAACTACGGCCCCTACCAGTTTCCGGAAAAACTCATCCCCCTGGTCTATTTGAAGGCCTCCAGAAACGAGCGCATCCCCGTCTACGGCGACGGGCAGAACGTTCGGGACTGGATCTATGTCATGGATCACTGCCGGGGCGTGGAGGCCACGCTTTTCAAGGGACAGCCCGGCGCAGTCTACAATTTCGGAGGGGACGCCGAGCGGACGAACCTGGAAGTGGTGCGTCTCATATTGCGCCTGACGGGCAGGAGCGAGGATCTCATCACCCATGTCACTGACCGGCCCGGGCATGATCGCCGCTACGCCATGGCTTTCGAGCGTTCAACGAAGGACCTGGGCTGGACCCCGCAGCATTCTTTCGAGGATGGCATGGCCAGAACCCTGGCCTGGTACAAAGCCAACGAGGCCTGGCTTGACGAAGTGCAGAGCGGCGCCTATCGCCAGTTCATGGATGCATGGTACCAAACGAGGCAGGCATGA
- the proC gene encoding pyrroline-5-carboxylate reductase, producing MKRFGFIGLGNMGGAIARGLAAGGAFALHGFDPSEGMCRRNADIMSIHPTAQELVKNSDYVLLAVKPQVMRPVLTGLVPALGPETCLVSIAAGVTLDQLVEWSGKECPVVRVMPNTPAMVGKGVYALCFDHELLDESCRQTLLDVFSSIGQAHVLPEKLFDAYTGLIGSGPAYVYAFMEGLIDAGVTLGLTRAQATSMVAGLVSGSALMAEAEGAHPTLLKEMVTSPGGTTIAGLNALDEHHFKFAIGRAVRAAAERSKELAD from the coding sequence ATGAAAAGATTCGGGTTCATCGGGCTTGGGAACATGGGTGGGGCCATCGCCAGGGGGTTGGCCGCAGGCGGAGCGTTCGCCCTGCACGGATTTGATCCCAGCGAGGGCATGTGCCGCAGGAATGCGGACATCATGAGCATCCATCCGACTGCCCAGGAACTGGTCAAGAATTCGGACTATGTCCTGCTGGCCGTCAAGCCGCAGGTCATGCGTCCGGTGCTGACCGGTCTGGTCCCGGCCCTTGGACCCGAAACCTGTCTTGTCTCCATCGCCGCCGGCGTCACTCTGGACCAGCTGGTCGAATGGTCCGGGAAAGAATGCCCCGTGGTTCGCGTCATGCCCAACACTCCGGCCATGGTCGGCAAGGGCGTGTATGCGCTGTGCTTCGACCACGAGCTCCTGGATGAGAGCTGCAGGCAGACTCTGCTGGACGTCTTTTCCTCCATCGGCCAGGCCCATGTGCTGCCGGAGAAGCTCTTTGACGCCTACACCGGGCTCATCGGTTCCGGGCCCGCCTACGTATACGCCTTCATGGAAGGCCTCATCGACGCCGGCGTCACCCTCGGGCTGACACGTGCCCAGGCCACCAGCATGGTCGCGGGGCTGGTCTCGGGATCGGCGCTCATGGCCGAGGCGGAGGGTGCCCATCCGACGCTTCTGAAGGAGATGGTCACCTCGCCCGGCGGGACGACCATCGCGGGCCTCAACGCCCTGGACGAACATCACTTCAAATTCGCGATCGGCCGGGCAGTCCGGGCGGCCGCCGAGCGCAGCAAGGAACTTGCGGATTAG
- a CDS encoding TlyA family rRNA (cytidine-2'-O)-methyltransferase, with the protein MAKKIDRADVVLAEQGLVESREKAKRMIMAGQVLLLQGEARTPVAKPGQQIPRDARLEIKEAERFVSRGGYKLLTALEHFALDVSGMVALDAGASTGGFTDCLLQFGVTRVYAVDVGHAQLHWKLVTDPRVVNLERINLRHASADLIPEKVDLVVADCSFISLRLILPPCLQFLKDTGQILALVKPQFELGPEHAIKGVVRSEELQLKAVAEVQDFAREELGLHVLGSVAAGIKGPKGNQEYLLHLQR; encoded by the coding sequence ATGGCCAAGAAAATCGATCGGGCCGACGTGGTTCTGGCCGAACAGGGGCTGGTCGAGAGCCGCGAAAAGGCCAAACGGATGATCATGGCCGGACAGGTACTCCTGCTCCAGGGCGAGGCCCGGACCCCCGTGGCCAAACCCGGGCAGCAGATTCCCCGCGATGCGCGCCTTGAGATCAAGGAGGCGGAACGTTTCGTGTCCCGCGGCGGCTACAAGCTGCTCACGGCCCTTGAGCATTTCGCCCTGGACGTGAGCGGTATGGTCGCTCTGGACGCCGGAGCCTCCACCGGCGGCTTCACTGACTGCCTGCTGCAGTTCGGGGTCACGCGTGTTTACGCCGTGGACGTGGGTCACGCCCAGTTGCACTGGAAGCTGGTCACCGACCCGCGCGTCGTCAACCTGGAGCGGATCAATCTGCGCCACGCCTCCGCCGACCTCATTCCCGAAAAGGTGGATCTTGTAGTGGCCGACTGCTCTTTTATCTCCCTGCGGCTGATCCTGCCCCCCTGTCTGCAGTTTCTAAAGGACACAGGGCAGATCCTGGCCCTGGTCAAACCGCAGTTCGAGCTTGGACCCGAGCACGCGATCAAGGGCGTGGTCCGCTCGGAAGAGTTGCAGCTCAAAGCCGTGGCCGAAGTGCAGGACTTTGCCCGGGAGGAGCTCGGCCTGCACGTTCTGGGCTCCGTCGCGGCGGGTATCAAGGGGCCCAAGGGCAATCAGGAATACCTGCTCCATTTGCAGCGCTGA